A genomic stretch from Hymenobacter psoromatis includes:
- the paaB gene encoding phenylacetate-CoA oxygenase subunit PaaB (with PaaBCDE catalyzes the hydroxylation of phenylacetyl-CoA; involved in phenylacetate degradation) has protein sequence MTNSEWPLWEVFIRSKQGLDHKHVGSLHAADAAMAVQNARDVYTRRLEGVSIWVVESKHIHASNPDEAAEFFDPAADKVYRHPTFYDVPNSIKHM, from the coding sequence ATGACTAACTCCGAATGGCCTCTGTGGGAGGTCTTTATCCGCAGCAAGCAGGGGCTTGACCACAAGCACGTGGGCAGCCTGCACGCCGCCGACGCGGCAATGGCCGTGCAAAACGCCCGCGACGTGTACACGCGCCGCCTGGAGGGCGTGAGTATTTGGGTGGTGGAGTCGAAGCACATTCACGCCTCCAACCCCGATGAGGCGGCCGAATTCTTCGACCCGGCGGCCGACAAAGTGTACCGGCACCCCACGTTCTACGACGTGCCGAACTCCATCAAACACATGTAA
- the paaA gene encoding phenylacetate-CoA oxygenase subunit PaaA (with PaaBCDE catalyzes the hydroxylation of phenylacetyl-CoA) → METLPPTPEEQFQARIDADVRIEPKDWMPDAYRKTLIRQISQHAHSELVGMLPEGNWITRAPSLRRKSILLAKVQDEAGHGLYLYSAAETLGTTRDQMLADLHSGKAKYSSIFNYPTLSWADMGCVGWLVDGAAILNQVPLCRTSYGPYARAMVRVCKEESFHQRQGFEIMQTLCEGAPAQKAMAQESLNRWWWPTLMMFGPADDASPNTEQSMKWRIKRFTNDELRQKFVDMMVPQAEFLGLTVPDEKVKWNEARQAYDFGEVNWDEFWNVVKGNGMCNHERLQARVQAHEEGAWVREAALAHAKKRVAREEAVAA, encoded by the coding sequence ATGGAAACCCTACCCCCTACCCCCGAAGAGCAGTTTCAGGCCCGCATTGATGCCGACGTGCGCATCGAGCCTAAAGACTGGATGCCCGACGCGTACCGCAAGACGCTGATTCGGCAGATTTCGCAGCACGCGCACTCCGAGCTGGTGGGCATGCTGCCCGAAGGCAACTGGATAACGCGCGCGCCTTCGCTGCGCCGCAAGTCCATTTTGCTGGCCAAGGTGCAGGATGAGGCGGGCCACGGCCTATATTTATATAGCGCCGCCGAAACGCTGGGCACCACCCGCGACCAGATGCTGGCCGACCTGCACAGCGGCAAGGCCAAGTACAGCAGCATTTTCAACTATCCTACCCTGAGCTGGGCCGACATGGGCTGCGTGGGCTGGCTCGTGGACGGCGCGGCCATCCTGAACCAGGTGCCGCTGTGCCGCACTTCGTACGGGCCGTATGCGCGGGCGATGGTGCGCGTGTGCAAGGAGGAAAGCTTCCATCAGCGCCAGGGCTTCGAGATAATGCAGACCTTGTGCGAGGGCGCGCCGGCGCAAAAAGCAATGGCGCAGGAGTCCCTTAACCGCTGGTGGTGGCCCACGCTGATGATGTTTGGCCCGGCCGACGATGCGTCGCCCAACACCGAGCAAAGCATGAAATGGCGCATCAAGCGCTTCACCAACGACGAGCTGCGCCAGAAATTTGTGGATATGATGGTGCCCCAGGCCGAGTTTCTGGGTCTCACCGTGCCCGATGAAAAAGTAAAATGGAATGAGGCGCGCCAGGCCTACGACTTTGGCGAGGTGAACTGGGACGAGTTCTGGAACGTGGTGAAAGGCAACGGCATGTGCAACCACGAGCGGTTGCAAGCGCGCGTGCAGGCCCACGAGGAAGGTGCCTGGGTGCGCGAAGCCGCCCTGGCCCACGCTAAGAAGCGCGTTGCGCGCGAAGAGGCGGTAGCAGCGTAA
- a CDS encoding phenylacetic acid degradation protein, giving the protein MSRFHSLKIKSITRETPDCVSLSFEVPAELRETFRYQPGQYLTLRREHEGEELRRSYSLCSSPLDDEWRVAIKQVPGGRFSTLAVADGLRSGDVLDVLPPQGRFTPSLHPEQVRRYGLFAAGSGITPILSIARTVLLTEPGSHVYLVYGNRGRNSIIFKEQIEGLKNTFMNRLSVYHVLSREQGDSDLFYGRLDHAKTAQLLRQLIPAGRLDESFICGPEEMIHGVRQALAEAGVAPEKIHFELFASASGAAQKAAPTPRPAGEDDQRSQVTLRLDGRAYPLAMSYYGDTVLDAALAAGLDAPYSCKNGMCSTCLARVTSGTAAMDVNYSLSEAEVARGYVLTCQARPTTPEVTIDYDA; this is encoded by the coding sequence ATGAGCCGCTTCCATTCCTTAAAAATAAAGAGCATCACCCGCGAAACGCCCGACTGCGTGTCGCTGTCCTTCGAGGTGCCGGCCGAGCTGCGCGAGACTTTTCGCTACCAGCCGGGCCAGTACCTGACGCTGCGCCGCGAGCACGAAGGCGAGGAATTGCGCCGCAGCTACTCGCTGTGCAGCAGCCCCTTGGATGATGAATGGCGCGTGGCCATCAAGCAGGTGCCGGGCGGGCGCTTCTCGACGCTAGCCGTGGCCGATGGCCTGCGCTCCGGCGATGTGCTCGACGTGCTGCCGCCGCAGGGTCGCTTCACGCCGAGCCTGCACCCGGAACAAGTGCGGCGCTACGGGCTGTTTGCGGCGGGCAGCGGCATCACGCCCATCCTCAGCATTGCCCGCACGGTGCTGCTGACCGAGCCGGGCAGCCACGTGTACCTGGTGTATGGCAACCGGGGGCGCAACTCCATTATTTTCAAGGAACAGATTGAAGGTCTAAAGAATACATTTATGAATCGACTGAGCGTGTACCACGTGCTGAGCCGCGAGCAGGGCGACAGCGACCTGTTCTACGGCCGCCTCGACCACGCCAAAACGGCGCAGCTGCTGCGCCAGCTCATTCCGGCCGGGCGGCTCGACGAGTCGTTCATCTGCGGCCCCGAGGAGATGATACACGGCGTGCGCCAGGCGTTGGCCGAAGCCGGCGTGGCGCCTGAGAAGATTCATTTTGAGCTGTTTGCCTCGGCCAGCGGCGCGGCCCAGAAGGCGGCCCCTACCCCCCGCCCGGCGGGCGAAGATGACCAGCGGAGCCAGGTGACGCTGCGCCTCGACGGCCGCGCCTACCCCCTGGCCATGTCTTATTACGGCGATACGGTGCTTGACGCGGCCCTGGCCGCCGGCCTCGACGCGCCGTACTCGTGCAAAAACGGCATGTGCAGCACCTGCCTGGCCCGCGTCACGAGCGGCACCGCGGCGATGGATGTCAACTATTCGCTCTCGGAAGCTGAGGTAGCCAGGGGCTACGTGCTCACCTGCCAGGCCCGGCCCACCACGCCGGAGGTGACGATTGATTATGATGCCTAG
- a CDS encoding phenylacetate--CoA ligase: MLFNPDIERLPLPQLRALQNTRLKEQVAYLAARVPFYQRRFAEAGINPATFRGLEDLTRLGFTKKADFRDNYPFGLFAVPEQEVARLHCSSGTTGKATVVGYTAGDLAIFSEVVARSLVAAGCRPGMKMQNTYGYGLFTGGLGLHYGAERLGLTVIPVSGGSTDRQLQLLQDFRPEILCATPSYAQVLAEELQRRGIGPKAINLKLAVLGAEPWSEAIRAQVQTGLRVAATNIYGLSEILGPGISQEDVDERGTGSYVWEDHFYPEIVDKDTGEPVPEGQPGVLIFTTLTKKALPILRYWTGDITHLTYGHSVKRTHVKMGPIRGRADDMLIIRGVNFFPTQVEDIISQLPHASPHYQVVVTRRGALDEVAVHVEVAEPLLRALGLAATPLTAAHVQQHDALRELQGQFAKKIKDNIGLSMRVFLLGGGQLPRSEGGKLSRVQDRRQLG, from the coding sequence ATGCTCTTCAACCCCGACATTGAGCGCCTGCCGCTGCCCCAGCTGCGCGCCCTGCAAAACACCCGGCTGAAGGAGCAGGTGGCCTACCTGGCGGCGCGGGTGCCGTTCTACCAGCGCCGGTTTGCCGAGGCGGGTATTAACCCGGCCACGTTTCGGGGGCTGGAAGATTTGACCCGGCTGGGCTTTACCAAGAAGGCGGATTTTCGGGATAACTATCCTTTTGGCTTGTTTGCGGTGCCTGAGCAGGAGGTGGCGCGGCTGCACTGCTCCAGCGGCACCACGGGTAAGGCTACGGTGGTGGGCTACACGGCCGGCGACCTGGCCATTTTCTCCGAAGTGGTGGCGCGCTCGCTGGTGGCCGCCGGCTGCCGGCCGGGCATGAAAATGCAGAATACCTACGGCTACGGCCTCTTCACGGGCGGCCTGGGCCTGCACTACGGCGCCGAGCGGCTGGGGCTGACGGTCATCCCGGTATCGGGGGGTAGCACCGACCGGCAATTACAATTATTGCAGGATTTTCGGCCCGAAATTCTGTGCGCTACCCCCTCCTACGCGCAGGTATTGGCCGAAGAGCTACAGCGGCGCGGCATCGGCCCCAAGGCTATCAACCTGAAGCTGGCCGTGCTGGGCGCTGAGCCCTGGAGCGAGGCCATTCGGGCGCAGGTGCAGACTGGCCTGCGCGTGGCGGCCACCAATATCTACGGGTTGAGCGAGATTCTCGGCCCCGGCATTTCGCAGGAAGACGTGGACGAGCGCGGCACCGGCAGCTACGTGTGGGAGGACCATTTTTACCCCGAGATAGTGGACAAAGACACCGGCGAGCCGGTGCCCGAAGGCCAGCCGGGCGTACTGATTTTCACTACGCTAACCAAAAAAGCCTTGCCCATTCTGCGCTACTGGACGGGCGACATCACCCACCTCACCTACGGGCACTCGGTGAAGCGGACGCACGTGAAAATGGGGCCGATTCGGGGCCGGGCCGACGATATGCTCATCATTCGCGGGGTCAATTTTTTCCCTACGCAAGTTGAGGATATTATCAGCCAGCTGCCGCACGCCAGCCCGCACTACCAGGTAGTAGTTACCCGGCGCGGCGCGCTCGACGAGGTGGCGGTGCATGTGGAAGTGGCCGAGCCGCTGCTGCGCGCGCTGGGCCTGGCCGCTACCCCCCTCACGGCCGCGCACGTGCAGCAGCACGACGCCCTGCGTGAGCTGCAAGGCCAGTTTGCCAAGAAAATCAAGGATAACATCGGCCTTAGCATGCGGGTGTTTTTGCTGGGCGGCGGGCAGCTGCCGCGCAGCGAAGGCGGCAAGCTGAGCCGGGTGCAGGACCGGCGGCAGCTGGGGTAG